A single Pseudomonas putida DNA region contains:
- a CDS encoding succinylglutamate desuccinylase/aspartoacylase family protein: MHHSTHDLLSPVPGITRQLHSFHYGPRGGAKVYIQASLHADELPGMLVAWHLKRRLAELEQQGRLLREIILVPVANPVGLEQVMLDAPLGRFELQSGENFNRNFVDLSDSIGDQIEGHLTQDPAHNVALIREYLRRGLDAHPAHTPLQSQRLTLQRLACDADLVLDLHCDFEAVEHLYTTPEAWPQVEPLARYLGAQASLLATDSGGQSFDECFSLVWWQLQQRFGKRYPIPLGSIAVTVELRGQADVNHDLASQDCQAILDYLTHASVIEGTAAPLPALPRPATPLAAVEPVAAPLGGLLVYHARPGQHLEAGQLIAEIIDPLSDRVTAIRNSQPGLLYARSVRRMATAGMVIAHVAGEQVCRSGYLLAN, encoded by the coding sequence ATGCACCATTCGACTCACGACCTGCTCTCGCCCGTACCGGGCATTACCCGCCAATTGCACAGCTTCCACTACGGCCCACGTGGTGGCGCCAAGGTGTATATCCAGGCCTCGCTGCATGCCGATGAACTGCCCGGCATGCTGGTGGCCTGGCACCTCAAGCGCCGCCTGGCTGAGCTGGAACAGCAGGGTCGCCTGCTGCGCGAGATCATTCTGGTACCGGTGGCCAACCCTGTCGGCCTGGAGCAGGTGATGCTGGACGCGCCCCTGGGGCGTTTCGAACTGCAGAGCGGCGAGAATTTCAACCGTAACTTCGTCGACCTGTCCGACAGCATCGGCGACCAGATCGAAGGCCACCTGACCCAGGACCCGGCCCACAACGTGGCATTGATCCGCGAATACCTGCGTCGCGGCCTGGATGCTCACCCAGCGCACACGCCGTTGCAGTCCCAGCGCCTGACCTTGCAACGGCTGGCCTGCGATGCCGACCTGGTGCTGGACCTGCACTGTGACTTCGAGGCTGTCGAACATCTTTACACCACCCCGGAAGCCTGGCCACAAGTCGAGCCACTGGCCCGCTACCTGGGGGCCCAGGCCAGCCTCTTGGCCACCGACTCCGGCGGGCAATCGTTCGACGAATGCTTCAGCCTGGTCTGGTGGCAACTGCAGCAACGCTTCGGCAAGCGTTACCCGATTCCGCTGGGCAGCATCGCGGTGACCGTCGAACTGCGTGGCCAGGCCGATGTGAACCATGACCTGGCTAGCCAGGACTGCCAGGCGATTCTCGACTACCTGACCCACGCAAGTGTCATCGAAGGCACTGCGGCCCCACTGCCGGCGCTACCACGCCCGGCCACACCACTGGCCGCCGTCGAACCCGTGGCCGCGCCCCTTGGCGGGCTGCTGGTGTATCACGCCCGCCCCGGCCAGCACCTGGAAGCCGGGCAACTGATCGCCGAAATCATCGACCCGCTGAGTGACCGGGTGACCGCCATACGCAACAGCCAACCCGGCCTGCTGTATGCACGCAGCGTACGGCGCATGGCCACGGCGGGCATGGTCATTGCCCATGTCGCGGGTGAACAGGTATGCCGCAGCGGATACCTGCTGGCCAACTGA
- a CDS encoding ATP-dependent DNA ligase translates to MKAFADLYLRLDATTSSNAKLEALRDYFAAAPAEDAAWAVYFLAGGRPRQLVPTRMLRELATAMAGLPEWLFEESYQSVGDLAETISLLLPEDCQASDHGLAYWVETRLLPLRDLPADEARQRLLPLWAKLDRPSLMVCLKLITGSFRVGVSKLLVTRALAQLAGLDAKRVAQRLVGYTDIGHRPTAASYHKLIAEESADEHSQRGGQPYPFFLAHALQAPPEQFEALLGLPAAWQIEWKWDGIRAQVVKRDGQLWIWSRGEELVTERFPELHALAESLPDCTVLDGEILVWKPGIDSSVPAVQPFAVLQQRIGRKTLGKKLLADAPVVLQAYDLLEWQGEDWRNRPQHERRKQLECVVAEYPLAPLLLSPLLGGQNWSDLARQREQSRNLGVEGLMLKQRDALYGVGRTKDMGLWWKWKIDPFSVDAVLIYAQRGHGRRASLYSDYTFAVWNAPSGTPDRALVPFAKAYSGLSDEEMRKVDAIIRKTTVETFGPVRSVTPTLVFELGFEGIALSKRHKSGIAVRFPRMLRWRLDKPVDEADDLASLQALLV, encoded by the coding sequence ATGAAAGCCTTCGCCGATCTGTACCTGCGCCTGGATGCCACCACTTCCAGCAATGCCAAGCTCGAGGCCCTGCGCGACTACTTTGCTGCAGCGCCCGCCGAGGATGCAGCCTGGGCCGTGTATTTCCTCGCTGGCGGGCGCCCGCGCCAGCTGGTACCAACCCGCATGCTGCGCGAACTGGCCACGGCAATGGCGGGGCTACCCGAATGGTTGTTCGAAGAGAGCTACCAGTCCGTGGGCGACCTGGCCGAGACCATCTCGCTACTGCTACCAGAAGACTGCCAGGCCAGCGACCATGGCCTGGCATACTGGGTCGAAACCCGGTTGCTGCCCTTGCGCGACCTGCCTGCTGACGAAGCCCGGCAACGCCTGCTCCCCTTGTGGGCAAAACTGGACCGCCCCAGCCTGATGGTGTGCCTGAAGCTGATCACCGGCAGCTTTCGCGTCGGCGTGTCCAAGCTACTGGTCACCCGCGCCCTGGCACAACTGGCCGGGCTGGATGCCAAACGCGTGGCCCAGCGACTGGTCGGCTATACCGATATCGGCCATCGCCCTACGGCCGCCAGTTACCACAAGTTGATCGCCGAAGAGTCCGCTGATGAACATAGCCAGCGCGGTGGCCAGCCTTATCCATTCTTCCTGGCTCACGCCCTCCAGGCCCCACCAGAGCAATTCGAAGCCTTGCTCGGCCTGCCCGCTGCCTGGCAGATCGAATGGAAGTGGGATGGCATCCGCGCCCAAGTCGTCAAGCGCGATGGCCAGCTGTGGATTTGGTCGCGCGGCGAGGAACTGGTCACCGAGCGCTTTCCCGAATTGCACGCTTTGGCCGAGAGCCTGCCGGACTGCACCGTGCTCGACGGCGAAATCCTGGTTTGGAAGCCAGGCATTGATTCCAGCGTACCGGCAGTTCAGCCGTTCGCCGTACTGCAGCAACGCATCGGCCGCAAGACCCTGGGCAAGAAGCTCCTGGCTGACGCCCCGGTGGTGCTGCAAGCCTATGACTTGCTGGAATGGCAAGGCGAGGACTGGCGCAACCGCCCGCAACATGAACGGCGAAAGCAGCTGGAGTGTGTAGTGGCCGAGTACCCCTTGGCCCCGCTGCTCCTTTCACCGCTGCTCGGTGGCCAGAACTGGAGCGACCTCGCCCGCCAACGCGAACAGTCGCGCAACCTGGGCGTGGAGGGGCTGATGCTCAAGCAGCGCGATGCCCTGTACGGTGTGGGCCGGACCAAGGACATGGGCCTGTGGTGGAAGTGGAAGATCGACCCGTTCAGCGTCGATGCGGTGCTGATTTATGCCCAACGCGGCCACGGCCGCCGTGCCAGCCTCTACAGCGACTACACCTTCGCCGTGTGGAACGCGCCGTCCGGCACGCCCGACCGTGCACTGGTGCCCTTCGCCAAAGCCTATTCGGGGCTAAGCGACGAAGAGATGCGCAAGGTGGATGCAATCATCCGCAAGACCACGGTGGAAACTTTCGGGCCAGTGCGTAGCGTCACCCCCACCCTGGTGTTCGAGCTGGGCTTCGAGGGCATTGCGCTGTCCAAACGCCACAAGAGCGGCATCGCCGTCAGATTTCCGCGGATGTTGCGCTGGCGCCTGGACAAGCCGGTCGATGAAGCCGATGACCTGGCAAGCCTGCAGGCATTGCTGGTCTGA
- a CDS encoding ligase-associated DNA damage response exonuclease, which yields MDLVIARPEGLYCPPGDFYIDPWRPVDRAVITHGHGDHARSGNRHYLTAAPGAGILRSRLGQDIDLQTLPYGEHIQHHGIKLSLLPAGHVLGSAQVRLEYQGEVWVASGDYKVEPDGTCAAFEPVRCHTFITESTFGLPIYRWPSQANIFAGINAWWRSNCEQGKASVLFCYAFGKAQRILHGLDPHIGPILVHGAVEPLNRVYREAGVQLPATRYAGDVPRNDPLMRRALILAPPSAAGSSWMRRFGEYSDAFASGWMLLRGTRRRRGVDRGFVLSDHADWPGLLWAISQTEAERVMVTHGSVNVLVRYLNEQGLDARAFVTEYGEEDDTTVTEPEA from the coding sequence ATGGACCTTGTCATCGCCCGCCCCGAAGGCCTTTACTGCCCGCCCGGCGACTTCTACATAGACCCCTGGCGCCCGGTCGATCGGGCCGTGATCACCCACGGTCATGGGGACCATGCCCGCAGCGGCAACCGCCATTACCTGACCGCGGCCCCTGGCGCAGGCATCCTGCGCAGCCGCCTGGGCCAGGACATCGACCTGCAGACCCTGCCTTACGGCGAGCATATCCAGCATCACGGCATCAAACTCAGCCTGCTCCCGGCCGGCCATGTCCTGGGGTCGGCACAGGTCCGTCTCGAGTATCAGGGCGAAGTCTGGGTGGCTTCAGGTGACTACAAAGTCGAGCCGGATGGCACCTGCGCCGCCTTCGAACCGGTGCGCTGCCATACCTTCATCACCGAGTCCACGTTCGGCCTGCCCATCTACCGCTGGCCCAGCCAGGCGAACATCTTTGCCGGGATCAATGCCTGGTGGCGGAGCAACTGTGAGCAAGGCAAGGCCAGCGTGCTGTTCTGTTATGCCTTCGGCAAGGCTCAGCGAATTCTTCATGGGCTGGACCCGCACATCGGGCCGATCCTCGTGCATGGCGCTGTCGAGCCGCTGAACCGGGTCTACCGCGAAGCTGGCGTGCAGCTGCCGGCCACCCGCTATGCCGGTGATGTCCCGCGCAACGACCCGCTGATGCGTCGGGCGTTGATTCTGGCGCCGCCGTCTGCCGCAGGTAGCAGCTGGATGCGCCGTTTCGGCGAGTACAGCGACGCTTTTGCCAGCGGCTGGATGTTGTTGCGCGGTACCCGCCGACGGCGCGGTGTGGATCGTGGCTTCGTGTTGTCCGACCACGCCGACTGGCCGGGGCTGCTGTGGGCCATCAGCCAGACAGAAGCAGAACGGGTCATGGTTACCCACGGCTCGGTGAATGTGCTGGTGCGCTACCTCAACGAACAAGGCCTGGATGCCCGCGCCTTCGTCACCGAATACGGCGAAGAGGATGACACCACGGTCACGGAGCCTGAGGCATGA
- a CDS encoding penicillin acylase family protein, which translates to MAAPVLPPFRPRLTAAATLLGMLGLAGCQMGGYQDSVPPSTGVQPLKGLAQNVSVRRNAMGAPLIESSSFHDALFTLGYVHAGDRIEQMLAMRLLAQGRLAELAGSEALDIDRLMRAANLKQSAAQQYADASPRLKRFFEVYARGVNAYLFRYRDKLPANLASSGYRPEYWKPEDSALIFSLYAFSQSVNLQEELSALTLAQKVGNDKLPWLLPGAPDEPLAHAEVEKLKGLNLNSQLPGLPALAAASQKLADLDLLGSPGSANLALGPQRSRSGKSLLASDSRAAWALSPVQIHTGKYQVAGLSLPGLPIVLAGYNGKLAWSSSAVMADNQDLYLEQLRHAGSQVTYLADGKWLPARARSETFFVRGQRPQREVMYDTRHGTLLPQAGNASLGLALSLPQLKGDRSLDALFDLTRAQNIERAFDSTREVATAALNFVFAEPEHIGWQVSGRYPNRREGQGLLPSPGWDGRYDWDGYADPMLHPYDQDPPAGWIAHANQRSLPRGYGMQLSSTWYYPERAERLGQLAGNGRHDSRSLMALQNDQVTLLADKLKQMFDAPGMAQPLKQAINALPAAQRDKARDALARLKAFDGRLSPVSADAALYELFLQEVARQTFLDDLGPESSPAWQAFVSNARLSYSAQADHLLGRDDSPFWDDRNTPQKEDKPAILARSLAAAVDAGTAQLGSDRRAWQWGKLHQYRWPAPAYHGLGDVLSRSPLAAGGDFTTMALTPYAWGSDFDTRLPASARMIVDFGQAEPLQVLTSNGQSGNPASSHYSDGLDAWFKGRFMSLPLQPQNFGRAYGSQRLTLVPGK; encoded by the coding sequence ATGGCCGCCCCCGTCCTTCCTCCCTTCCGCCCGCGGTTAACGGCCGCTGCCACGTTGCTCGGCATGCTCGGGCTCGCCGGTTGCCAGATGGGTGGCTATCAGGACAGCGTGCCACCGAGCACCGGCGTGCAGCCGCTCAAGGGCCTGGCGCAGAATGTCTCGGTCCGGCGCAACGCCATGGGCGCGCCGCTGATCGAAAGCAGCAGTTTCCATGACGCCCTGTTTACCCTCGGCTATGTGCATGCTGGTGATCGCATCGAGCAGATGCTCGCCATGCGCCTGCTCGCCCAGGGCCGCCTGGCGGAGCTGGCCGGCAGCGAAGCGCTGGATATCGACCGGCTGATGCGCGCCGCCAACCTCAAGCAAAGCGCTGCCCAGCAGTACGCCGACGCTTCGCCACGCCTGAAGCGCTTCTTCGAGGTGTATGCCCGTGGGGTCAACGCCTACCTGTTCCGTTACCGCGACAAGCTGCCGGCCAACCTGGCCAGCAGTGGTTATCGCCCGGAATACTGGAAGCCTGAAGATTCGGCACTGATCTTCAGCCTGTACGCCTTCAGCCAGTCGGTGAACCTGCAGGAAGAGCTCAGTGCCCTGACCCTGGCGCAGAAAGTCGGCAACGACAAACTGCCCTGGCTGCTGCCCGGCGCACCAGACGAGCCCTTGGCTCACGCCGAGGTGGAAAAACTCAAGGGCCTGAACCTCAACAGCCAGCTGCCAGGCTTGCCAGCGTTGGCGGCGGCCAGCCAGAAACTCGCCGACCTCGACCTGCTCGGCAGCCCCGGTTCGGCCAACCTGGCGCTGGGCCCGCAACGCAGCCGCAGCGGCAAGAGCCTGTTGGCCAGCGACAGCCGCGCGGCCTGGGCCTTGAGCCCGGTGCAGATCCACACGGGCAAGTACCAGGTTGCCGGCCTGTCTCTGCCGGGCCTGCCCATCGTGCTGGCCGGATACAACGGCAAGCTGGCCTGGAGCAGCAGCGCGGTGATGGCCGACAACCAGGACCTGTACCTGGAGCAACTGCGCCATGCGGGCAGCCAGGTGACCTACCTGGCCGACGGCAAGTGGCTGCCAGCCCGAGCCCGCAGCGAAACCTTCTTTGTTCGCGGCCAGCGCCCACAGCGCGAGGTGATGTACGACACCCGCCACGGCACCTTGCTCCCCCAGGCAGGGAACGCCAGCCTGGGCCTGGCGCTGAGCCTGCCACAGCTCAAAGGCGACCGTAGCCTCGATGCGCTGTTCGACCTGACCCGCGCACAGAACATAGAGCGCGCCTTCGACAGCACCCGTGAAGTCGCAACAGCCGCGCTCAATTTCGTTTTCGCCGAGCCCGAACATATTGGCTGGCAAGTCAGCGGCCGCTACCCGAACCGCCGCGAAGGCCAGGGCCTGTTGCCATCGCCTGGCTGGGACGGTCGCTATGACTGGGACGGCTACGCCGACCCGATGCTGCACCCCTATGACCAGGACCCACCGGCCGGCTGGATCGCCCACGCCAACCAGCGCAGCCTGCCGCGGGGCTATGGCATGCAGCTGTCCAGCACCTGGTACTACCCTGAACGCGCCGAGCGCCTGGGCCAGCTGGCCGGCAACGGCCGCCACGACAGCCGCAGCCTGATGGCCTTGCAGAACGACCAGGTGACGCTGCTGGCTGACAAGCTGAAGCAGATGTTCGACGCCCCTGGCATGGCCCAGCCGCTCAAGCAGGCGATCAATGCCCTGCCCGCGGCCCAGCGCGACAAGGCGCGCGACGCCCTTGCCCGGTTGAAGGCCTTTGATGGCCGCCTGAGCCCGGTTTCGGCGGATGCCGCGCTGTACGAGCTGTTCCTCCAGGAAGTGGCCCGGCAGACCTTCCTCGACGACCTCGGCCCGGAATCGAGCCCTGCCTGGCAGGCGTTCGTCAGCAATGCCCGCCTGTCATACTCGGCACAGGCCGACCACTTGCTGGGCCGCGACGACAGCCCGTTCTGGGACGATCGCAACACCCCGCAAAAAGAAGACAAACCCGCCATCCTCGCCCGCAGCCTGGCCGCCGCCGTGGATGCCGGCACCGCGCAACTGGGCAGCGACCGCCGCGCCTGGCAGTGGGGCAAGCTGCACCAGTACCGCTGGCCGGCCCCTGCCTACCACGGCCTGGGCGATGTGCTGAGCCGTTCGCCGCTGGCCGCCGGTGGCGACTTCACCACAATGGCGCTGACCCCTTATGCCTGGGGTAGCGACTTCGACACTCGCCTGCCGGCCTCGGCGCGGATGATCGTCGACTTCGGCCAGGCCGAGCCGTTGCAGGTACTGACCAGCAACGGCCAGTCAGGCAACCCGGCCAGTTCGCATTACAGCGACGGGCTGGATGCCTGGTTCAAGGGGCGGTTCATGAGCCTGCCGTTGCAGCCGCAGAACTTCGGGCGGGCCTATGGCAGTCAGCGGTTGACGTTGGTTCCGGGCAAGTGA
- a CDS encoding SEC-C metal-binding domain-containing protein: MTQQPHVHGPDCNHGHDHQHDHDHGHVHGPHCNHGHQEPVRNALKDVGRNDPCPCGSQKKFKKCHGA, from the coding sequence ATGACCCAGCAACCCCATGTTCATGGCCCTGACTGCAACCACGGTCACGATCATCAGCATGATCACGACCACGGCCATGTACACGGCCCGCACTGCAACCACGGCCATCAGGAGCCGGTGCGTAACGCCCTGAAGGACGTTGGCCGCAACGACCCGTGCCCGTGCGGCAGCCAGAAAAAGTTCAAGAAGTGCCACGGCGCTTGA
- a CDS encoding LEA type 2 family protein: protein MIAASRLLLLSALLALLAGCASWGDDDSREPELHLDKVETVKARLLQQEFVLHLRVDNPNDSRLFIRNLSYSVWLDDLLLAQDDVSLWRSVGGHARRTFKITARTNLWQHLKPLAKLLKSGKPLHYRLQGELETGLIIHQDLHLSRSGEIIPGDLIPE, encoded by the coding sequence ATGATCGCCGCCAGCCGCCTGCTCCTGCTCAGCGCCTTGCTGGCTCTGCTGGCTGGCTGTGCGAGCTGGGGCGATGATGACTCGCGCGAGCCGGAGCTGCACCTGGACAAGGTCGAAACGGTGAAGGCGCGGTTGCTGCAACAAGAGTTCGTCCTGCATCTGCGCGTCGACAACCCCAACGACAGCCGCCTTTTCATTCGCAACCTGAGCTATTCGGTGTGGCTCGACGACCTGCTGCTGGCGCAGGATGATGTCAGCCTCTGGCGCAGTGTCGGCGGGCATGCGCGGCGCACGTTCAAGATCACGGCGCGGACCAACCTGTGGCAGCACTTGAAGCCACTGGCCAAGCTGCTCAAGAGCGGCAAGCCGCTGCATTATCGCCTGCAAGGCGAGCTGGAGACCGGGCTGATCATCCATCAGGACCTGCACTTGTCGCGCAGTGGTGAGATAATCCCCGGCGATCTCATACCGGAGTAA
- a CDS encoding YchJ family protein — protein MSVSVCPCGSGNLLDACCGHYHAGTPAPDAQTLMRSRYSAYVLGLVDYLVATTLPAQQAGLDRTAMAAWSAQSTWLGLEVESAEVLGGQPEHAFVTFTARWHDQEGDHQHRERSAFVQHERRWYFIDPTVALKAGRNDPCPCASGQKFKKCCASYVGN, from the coding sequence ATGAGTGTCTCGGTTTGCCCATGTGGCAGCGGCAATCTGCTCGACGCCTGCTGCGGGCATTACCATGCCGGCACCCCGGCGCCCGACGCCCAGACGCTGATGCGCTCGCGCTACAGCGCCTACGTCTTGGGGCTGGTCGACTATCTGGTCGCCACGACCCTGCCTGCCCAGCAGGCCGGGTTGGACCGCACCGCCATGGCGGCGTGGAGCGCCCAGAGCACCTGGCTGGGCCTGGAGGTGGAAAGCGCCGAAGTGCTCGGCGGGCAGCCCGAACATGCTTTCGTGACGTTCACTGCGCGCTGGCATGACCAGGAGGGCGACCATCAGCACCGCGAGCGTTCTGCTTTTGTGCAGCATGAGCGACGCTGGTACTTCATCGACCCCACCGTCGCGCTCAAGGCCGGCCGCAACGACCCCTGCCCCTGCGCCAGCGGGCAGAAGTTCAAGAAGTGCTGCGCCAGCTACGTCGGTAACTGA
- a CDS encoding DUF6231 family protein, translating into MTEGFSQRTPQQALAALLERFTPQRLLLVGTRFPALDAFAQAHPQVTIETCAPGPLPAALAAQRFDLAVLVDCLEHLPKRTGLQLLGGIRNLNASRVAVLADLPACGWQDTDFFSLALSASEKFRRDEQVLSLFTYDLHDYKQVPDWLNAKFWANPENFGKYWW; encoded by the coding sequence ATGACCGAAGGTTTTTCCCAGCGCACTCCGCAACAAGCCCTGGCCGCCCTGCTAGAGCGCTTCACCCCACAACGCCTGCTGTTGGTGGGCACCCGCTTCCCGGCCCTGGACGCCTTTGCCCAGGCTCACCCGCAGGTGACCATCGAAACTTGCGCACCGGGGCCATTGCCGGCGGCGCTGGCGGCCCAGCGCTTTGACCTGGCGGTGCTGGTGGACTGCCTGGAACACTTGCCCAAGCGTACCGGCCTGCAGCTGCTGGGCGGTATCCGCAACCTCAACGCAAGCCGGGTTGCAGTGCTGGCCGACCTGCCCGCCTGTGGCTGGCAAGACACCGATTTCTTCTCCCTGGCGCTGTCGGCCAGTGAGAAATTCCGCCGCGATGAGCAGGTGTTGAGCTTGTTCACCTATGATCTACATGATTACAAGCAGGTCCCGGACTGGCTCAACGCCAAGTTCTGGGCCAACCCTGAAAACTTCGGCAAGTACTGGTGGTGA
- a CDS encoding OmpA family protein, whose amino-acid sequence MSIVRTALPLVLLTSVLTGCAGLQKTDWPKCAAVGGVAGAGLGAIESSSWAGWGALLGGGLAAGYCWAHGDGDEDGDGVPDSRDKCPGTPHGVKVDANGCPPPPPVVEEVVVQKEEVIVIRDVHFEFNSSRLTAADKERLNTVATRLKQEAPSARLTVTGHTDSVGSNKYNQKLSEHRAHAVTDYLIESGVPRASFVSVVGAGETQPVADNATADGRAMNRRTEIKIQR is encoded by the coding sequence ATGAGCATAGTACGCACAGCGTTACCCCTGGTACTGCTCACCAGTGTGTTGACTGGTTGTGCAGGTTTGCAAAAAACCGACTGGCCGAAGTGTGCTGCCGTCGGGGGCGTCGCCGGTGCCGGCCTGGGTGCCATCGAGAGTTCCAGCTGGGCTGGCTGGGGCGCGCTGCTCGGTGGTGGCCTGGCGGCGGGCTATTGCTGGGCCCACGGCGATGGCGACGAAGACGGTGATGGCGTGCCGGACAGCCGCGACAAGTGCCCAGGCACGCCGCACGGCGTGAAGGTCGATGCCAATGGCTGCCCACCGCCACCTCCTGTCGTCGAGGAAGTGGTGGTGCAGAAAGAGGAAGTGATCGTTATTCGTGATGTGCACTTCGAATTCAACTCATCGCGCCTGACTGCGGCTGATAAAGAGCGCCTGAACACGGTTGCCACCCGCCTGAAGCAGGAAGCACCGAGCGCCCGTCTGACCGTGACCGGCCATACCGATAGCGTGGGCTCCAACAAGTACAACCAGAAACTGTCCGAGCACCGTGCCCATGCGGTAACCGATTACCTGATCGAAAGCGGTGTGCCTCGCGCCAGCTTCGTTTCGGTGGTGGGTGCAGGCGAAACCCAGCCAGTGGCGGACAACGCCACAGCCGATGGGCGTGCCATGAACCGTCGCACCGAGATCAAGATTCAGCGTTGA
- a CDS encoding OmpA family protein codes for MSVMSKAALPLLMVTSLLAGCATHSDGSAPLNQRTWPICSLLGGAVGGGLGAIESSSWAAGAGALGAIAGGLICYAQDGDEDGDGVFDRRDRCPDTPANTAVDHMGCPLPQYPPSQPAPEPKPEVITLDDQGQVMFAFNSADLTPGSEERLKSLLPRLNELGVTRVKVVGHTDNVGSDSYNQALSERRAASVAEYLIGQGLAPQKVTSEGRGAREPIADNTTDEGRAHNRRVDLHLN; via the coding sequence ATGAGTGTAATGTCGAAGGCGGCGTTGCCGTTGCTGATGGTTACCAGCCTGCTTGCAGGCTGCGCCACCCACAGTGATGGCAGTGCGCCCCTCAATCAAAGGACTTGGCCCATCTGCAGCCTGCTCGGCGGTGCGGTCGGTGGTGGCCTTGGCGCCATAGAGAGCTCGAGTTGGGCGGCCGGCGCCGGCGCCCTGGGCGCGATCGCCGGTGGCCTGATCTGCTACGCCCAGGATGGCGACGAAGATGGTGACGGCGTGTTCGACCGTCGCGACCGCTGCCCCGATACCCCGGCCAATACAGCGGTTGACCACATGGGCTGCCCGCTGCCGCAGTACCCGCCGTCCCAGCCCGCACCCGAGCCCAAACCCGAGGTGATCACCCTGGACGATCAGGGTCAGGTAATGTTTGCCTTCAATTCCGCCGACCTCACCCCGGGTAGCGAGGAGCGCCTGAAGAGCCTGCTGCCGCGCCTCAACGAGTTGGGAGTTACGCGCGTCAAAGTGGTTGGCCATACCGACAATGTCGGCTCCGACAGCTACAACCAGGCACTGTCCGAACGCCGTGCTGCCAGCGTTGCCGAGTACCTGATCGGTCAAGGCCTGGCGCCGCAGAAGGTGACCAGCGAAGGCCGTGGCGCCCGTGAGCCGATCGCCGACAACACTACCGATGAAGGGCGTGCGCACAACCGACGGGTGGACTTGCACCTCAACTGA
- a CDS encoding DUF1145 domain-containing protein → MKFILGLGKVLTVAFWGVVLFNLMMPQPLPLNLLINALGILVLSLHFLEVLFFNGSLRGRSHRWFDRLQILLTGIFHVMSIPRPQEAPRHA, encoded by the coding sequence ATGAAGTTCATCCTGGGCCTGGGCAAGGTCCTGACCGTGGCGTTCTGGGGCGTGGTGCTGTTCAATCTGATGATGCCGCAGCCGTTGCCGTTGAATTTGCTGATAAATGCGTTGGGCATTCTTGTGCTGAGCCTGCACTTTCTTGAGGTGCTTTTTTTCAATGGCAGCCTGCGAGGCCGTAGCCATCGTTGGTTCGACCGGTTGCAGATCCTGCTGACCGGTATCTTTCATGTCATGTCCATTCCCCGTCCGCAGGAGGCGCCTCGCCATGCGTAA
- a CDS encoding collagen-like triple helix repeat-containing protein: MRKLMLLAALAAPMAQAQSLEVASHSMLRLPNKSASVHLEQLRVADSATLLLPATLTELKVDHLQLGRDARIAIAPAEAPLLIDVRSAVLGQGSEFSAPGAPGTYERAARAGRSLELKLAEVDAERLAIDARGGAGAPGYIGLDGANGQAGGCAWGQASGGANGDDGGNGHDGAPGGRIRLSLPQGFSQERIVVRLDGGAPGKAGAAGKAGKGGASKGCLVYRTDAGANGRPGQEGRPGLAGAEGELILQRL; this comes from the coding sequence ATGCGTAAATTGATGTTGCTGGCGGCATTGGCCGCGCCCATGGCCCAGGCGCAGAGCCTGGAAGTCGCCTCCCATTCCATGCTGCGCCTGCCGAACAAATCGGCCAGCGTGCACCTGGAGCAATTGCGCGTGGCGGATTCGGCGACTTTGCTGTTGCCAGCCACGTTGACCGAGCTGAAAGTCGATCATCTGCAACTGGGTCGCGATGCGCGGATTGCCATTGCACCCGCCGAAGCACCGCTGCTTATCGATGTACGCAGTGCTGTGCTGGGCCAGGGCAGCGAGTTCAGCGCCCCGGGGGCGCCTGGCACCTATGAACGGGCTGCCCGCGCTGGGCGTAGCCTGGAGTTGAAACTCGCCGAGGTCGATGCCGAGCGCCTGGCCATCGATGCCCGTGGCGGCGCCGGAGCGCCGGGCTACATTGGCCTTGATGGCGCCAATGGCCAGGCGGGAGGTTGTGCCTGGGGGCAGGCAAGCGGAGGGGCGAATGGTGATGATGGCGGCAACGGGCATGACGGTGCGCCTGGCGGGCGGATTCGCCTGAGCCTGCCGCAGGGCTTCTCGCAGGAGCGCATCGTGGTGCGCCTGGACGGTGGTGCGCCGGGCAAGGCCGGGGCTGCCGGCAAGGCGGGTAAAGGCGGGGCGAGCAAGGGCTGCCTGGTCTATCGCACCGACGCCGGGGCCAATGGCCGACCGGGGCAGGAGGGCCGGCCTGGGTTGGCAGGCGCCGAGGGTGAACTGATCCTGCAGCGTCTCTGA